The window ttaattttaattctatatttttcacaatattcacataatctatttagttgtggttgtaaattagtggctgctatttctggtgtagggacacttttccaaattgctacaccATCAGCGGACTGTGACGCGTATCCATGTTTTGGGTCTttgagtggcatattatttacatacaggatgaagagaataggactaaccacccctccttgagggacgccagcttctggagtgaaaaaCTCCAAGAAAGTTCCCTCTatgtttattctacattttctgttttccaaaaagttggataaccagcgaataatctcatgcggtagtcccatttcatacatacggaacaAAGACccttgtgccatacagtgtcgaatgctttctcgatatcaaggaagcaggcgacagtgcattattttttattaaagctgtttattattgtttcagttaatctaattaagtgatctgttgtttgtctatattttctaaatccgttttatTCTTctgataattttgaattaatttccAAAATTGTGGAGAGtttattgcttattattctttcaagaattttgcctagtcagctggtcaggctgatcggtcgataactgtttggtttattggctggttttccttctttgtggaacattaaaatgttagcttgcttccaagaaactgggatgtatctaaagtatagagataagttaaatatGGCTactaggtggtcaaataattttggagtgccttttttgaaaAGAATTGTTTGTATTCTATCACTTcccggtgctttgttttttgaatttttgattgcttgttcaggttcatttagtttgatttttttgtgagtagttgggtattgtagtcatatgtatTATCAGTGTTGCTGTTTATAATGTTGACtggaaagtgtggtttatataattctatgttatttgttacgtggttgtttattttattatagtaatagttgttcatgtccgtgtcattatgtgttttaaatatgttttgtaattgatgtttgaagggttctgctttttctttgttggtttgtgctaaggtgttgttatattccagtgttgggtattttcttgtcgtgggttcatttgtgaatctttttaagTGTAGCCAGAACTTACTAGGGTCGGTTTGTTCGTTCAGTTGGgagcagaagttgtcccatttttcttgttttagctgtttaatttctgctctaattttacttataatgttgttaatttgtgtttttatttcttgttctcttgttgCCATGTATAGtattcttaattgtcttcgttgttttattattgttaatagttgtttggttggtttccatGCATTGTTTGTcgttgtatattgttgttttggtaCCGTGTCCGTAGCTGCTTTTAGCAGGCACTTTATGATTATTTGACTGTAAGAATCAATTTCTGATTCGTTGTTcgctgtatgtttaattttgccTGGTAGTATGTTGTCCAATACTTTTTGAAATTCTTGccaatttgcttttttgtaatcaaatttgtCTTGCGTACTACTAGTATGCAAGTTGGTAATAAAACCTGTATTCTAAGCGGTTGTTatttttgaattgagcacaaagctacataattggctatttgtgctgtgctctCCAGAGGttcctagcgttgtaaatccgcagatataccgcagCTCCACTGGAGGGTGTAGCTTTTATTCTACTGTTATTGGTTTATATGGTTGGTGAAAGATTAGAAAGTAGAGAGTATTTCGGACGCGTGGAAAAGTTGCATTTCCTATTCCTGCATTCAACCACTATCATCACGGATGCATACATAAGTTTAGTGATGGAAATCTTTTGCCATCCTTACaatcaaacaattttatattttctttctattgCTAATTTCTGGacttgtatgtgtatatatatatatacattagtattattattttctattgcTAATTTCCTTATTTTTGTTACGATTAAGATCACATGTATCGCCATCTATTGAGTAATATATATTGGACAATATTAAACAGTCTGTATCATTTCTTATATTTTGGGCTGTAACTAGCCTATTGTGGATCATTTGCGGATCCGAGctcaaaatacacattttaagaaGAAGTGAAGTGTTTTGGTGTGCAGACTGAAAGTGAGCACACTGTTTATAAGTTACAGCTGACGTaaaggaagaaaaaagaaaaaaaaaatgaaaaccgGACTTATCCCGACATAGGCATCGTTACCGTGCTGTCTGATAAAACAGCGTCCAAAGATATAACACTTTCTGTACtaaaacaaacttcatgtttGTGATTTTGCTCTTTCCTACCTACAAGCAGTAACGCAACTTATTACACTGATGTTTAGATTCGAACACGTGTACATTACATATCTTCAAATTTCAAAACACACTAAGGAACAGATATTTTCTGTCTCTTACAGTGTAAAATGATAAGATAAATTATTTgcgtttcttttatttaacaaatgattTCCCTTCCTTTCTATAATCAGCGAGAAACtgacatttcaaaaacaaaaaatttagtccataattattatgttatggCAAGTGAGTTCGCAGTCGCACGTACAAAGGAGAGGAAATTGTGTTTGAGACTTTGCACTACTTTTATAGTCGAAGTAAGATGTCAAAAATCAACAGCTTGGAAATAAATATTGGATAAAGTGGAAGTCTATTTAACTTACTTGTTCTAATGCGTTGTtggtgtgtttatatatactttaaacCACTACAACTACGaatttgttgataaaatgttaactttaccAAGATCCCAATTAGTTttgtaataaactgaacaaaacagcAAACATACGCCATAATTTAGGAAACACAAGGTGCAACATTTTCTTAGTAAACCACAATAAAATATATCTACATCAGACAAATGGACGTCATGTTTGTTTTCCCATAAAAAGTGAATTTGATACTTAAACCTGAAAATCAGCAACATATATTAAAgtttagaaacattattttaaatgaatagcATCTCGGAATAACTTTACTAGCCTGGagtaaattcatttttttcaagcTTAAGATTCACGCCTTTGAGAAAACAAGTCGTTATTGACTACAGTGTACTAATATATGCACCATagcttttatatttgtttctagcAAAGTAAATGGTGATGGATTTTAGCTACACATACAACGTATAGAATTTTTGGGTTATTATTAGTTTTTCGTAGAATGAATTTAGTAAAAAAGAATATATAAGATCTCGACATAAAGGATAAAACTATCCTGTAAAatttttgatgacaagaaaccaacttgaaataacaatgtatctcagaacggctggtataagtattaacacttattgataaggaaagaacaacgtttcgaccttcctaggtcatcttcaggtcaagaaAGAGAGACTTTGAAAGTGACCGTTGCCTGACACatgtcttaaggacgagagtataaatgggtacaggattgtagggagcgttgctggtgaatgttaggttattaattagtattggtataaaggtgttcctttatattagtttaattttgattttagttgctgtataactCGGActtctttgatatatttttatcctGTGGAATATttagtcttttaagaaatttaatggtcttctgtgtaaatatttaaaaaaaggatttCAGAAATATTAAGAATTTCATAAATTGagttagaaaaaaattgtttgtaaataagtttttatttaaaatgtacattatataAGCAGTTTCAAACTCACATTTAAATTAGTGAGTTTGAAATAAGTTGATTAGCATTCAAACGAAATCTATAAATCAATCTGATAAACATATTCTGTAAAATGAGAACTCAATTATAACATTTGTCGAATTACCAAAAAGCAAACAGTATTTGAATTGTGAAGTCGACTTGAATAAACAGGTCAGAAAtgaaatggaaaattaaaacACTTGACTGAATTGATTTACAAATGGAATGTGACGTGTTATTCTGCCAGAAACAGGAAAAGAACAAGCACACAAGATGAAAGATCGTAACAAATGTCACTATGTCTATAGCCTTAATGTTTGCCACAAAACCGTTTTCTAAGTGAAAGTAAAAtcgtaataaaattattttgtttgttttgaatttcgcgcaaagctacacgacagctatctgcgctagccgttcctaatttagcttgtttgtttgtttgttttggaatttcgcacaaagctactcgagggctatctgtgctagccgtccctaatttagcagtgtaaaactagagggaagacagctagtcatcaccgccaaccgccaactcttgggctactcttttgtcaacgaatagtaggattgactgtaacattataacaccccccgactgaaagggcgagcatgttttggtgcgaccgggattcgaacccgcgaccctcgtattacgaggcGAACAccttcacacgcttggccatgccgggccagagcgaacatgtttggagtgatggggattcgaactcactactgtcagattatgagtcgaacgacCGAACTACCTGTCCGTGCCAGGTCGTTTTGTTATGAGCATCACAATTTTTTAACCTATATTTTCAATAGAACAGACCATACTTAACTCCATTTATGGAAACTCTTTCTATTTGTATGCgtattcacaaataaaaaaataaataaattacattttagaaaTTCTGCTTTAAGGCAGTTCGAACGATACAAAAGTAGTGGTGAGTTCTTGATCTAGCCGAGTTCTGTTTAGAATTTTTGAATTTCTTTCTTTCGCTTTGTTCAATGTGTAGCCGATACAAATATCTGCCTTTAATTGCAATTTTTATTTAGCAAACAAAACATGCTTTCGAGAATAATGGTGTCGTAGTGATGCGTGATCAAACAtactaaaacttttaatttttcttaaagaaGATTATCATATTTAAGGCGCCGGCGGACTCAACGCTTTAGTTACGAGAAATGTGGCAAATATATGGATTTtggtttttacttgtttttttttctttcgttgtTTATAGGCTATTAATGCACTTCACATGAGAGAAATACTGATTCCCTCGCAGGTAAGAAATACACGAGGAGGAAAAATAAAAGCTGGTGAATTTTAACAGGGGGAATACCCACTAATATTTAGGTAATTTTACCTATACAAGTTAGAGGAATGACCTTGAGCCCTGTTTAACAACACTGCTTTCTGTTACTTGTTTAAAGCATGTGAAATATTATTAGAAAGCCCACTCTTTATTgcaaacatttgttgttgttttttaccctTAGATTCTCAGAAGCAAACAGATAGCAAACACACAATGTATTTCAGTAGATAAATGATTTTGAACATAAATCTTATGACCCCTTTTATGCTGTTTATTAAGTTAATACATATGTTTGAAGtctgtaatgaaaaataattttaaatattcattgtgatatttgtttaaaatacaattttattacgaaaaaatcattttatagaGCGTatagtaattttgaatttacgACAGAAGAGATAGAAAAGTAGATATTTCTTAAAGTCCGTCAAAcgtcaaatttcgcgcaaagctactcgagggctctctgcactaaccatccctaatttaccagtgtaagagtataggaaaggcagctagtcatcaccaccaaccgccaactcttggactactcttttatcaataaatagtgggattgactgtcacattataacgcccccacggctgaaagagcgaagatatttggtatgacgggtattcgaacccacgaccatcggattacgagtcgagtgccttatccatctggccataccgggtcatTTATCGAAATATCAAAAGCGAATGCCAGTCAAGTAAATTGAAGAAATCTTGTTGTAGGTAGATAGTAGACAAAGAAGTTGCTCTCttagtttgtgttttaaatttcgcacaaagctacacgaggagtatctgcgctagcaatccctaatttagcagtgtaaaactagacggaacgtagctagtcatcatcgcccacttccaactcttgggttactcatttTACCAAAAACTAGTGGAATTCACTGTGTATTATAACGTTTCTACGGTTTAAAGGACGAGCACACTTGGTGGGACGATGTtcagaacccgcgaccctcaggttacgagtcgattTCCCTAACTATCTGGCCCGACATGTTGTTTTAgccttttttaattattatacaagaAATGTTAGCAACATGTTTAGCGTATTATTAGTGTATATGCACATAATATATCATAACCAATACTTTGGATggtctgttttttttcttatgaatTCCAAATGGAGTTTTTTTGGTGCgtgaattatttgaaaacattgGCGAACCCAACTATTAAGTACAttagtatttaattataaaatgtcgTTCTAATTTTCGGGCTAAAGTCCTTGTGagaggttttagaaataaatttactttcaaaGGAAACTAGCAAAATGAAAATTGAGTAAGATAATAAACATATGAAACTATTGAGTTTAAGTCATTGCTTTCACGTGTTTATTATCTTACTCAATGTTTTCGTTCAAGAAAGCTTAAGAAAAAGGGTTAGAGTAGACGAAAAAATACGTCctattgtaaatgtttatttcatcaACGTTATTTTTTTTCGTCTACTCTAACCCTTTTTCTTAAGCTTTCTTGGTTTTTTAGTAAactctttataaacaaaatggTTGAAAACATACTTGATATACTTAGCCAATTCTTAgttaagtttgtgtgtgtgttttcttatagcaaagccacatcgggctatctgctgagcccaccgaggggaaacgaacccctgtcTTAGTTAAATCATTTTAGTTTCAGTGATTCGGCATTTGAAATCATCTGGCGACTTAAAAGTAATTACTTAAAAAATCCCCCTGaaaaatctaatatttaaataagagCTAATTAGTAAACAAtcgataataaattaacatagtTACCCAAACTTTGATAGAAttataaataagttgttttactgtgtttatttgatacaaaattttgttttcttaaattttctaaCGACAATAATAATTTACAGAAGCAATTTGCGCTACTATGATAGTAAATGGTTTAAAAGCATATTTAAGTAGTtttatgccccccagtggctcagcggtatgtctgcggacttgcacgctaaaatccgggtttcgatacccgtggtgggcagagcacagatagcccattgtgtagctttgtgcttaattcaaaacaacaacaacaacaacaacaagtagttTTATAGTGGGAAAGATCCATTATGTTTCAACAGAAGATTGATCTGTCTTCTCACCTGAAGACTTCAGCTGAAACATATAGTATGTtccccaaaataaaaaaaaaacacatgatcatgtttataaattatttttttattatacctaacaataaagtatgtaataaaaaaaactaacttcaaaAGGCTAGGTATAAGTTATCCTTGAAAATCCGTTCAGCCCCCCTTGCTCTTTCGTATGGGTGAAtgctttcatgttttatttttcctagGGGCACCTTAATCGTTTTAAACAGGTTATTGGGCAGAAAATACACTGAGATTCAGGTGCCACGTGATAGAACGAGATTAGTTTATATTGGCTGAACTAGGATTATAAGTTGAAGATTTGATAATAGAAGTGAAAACAAGAGTTAAGCAAGTAAGGGTAGCAACTTTTCTTAACTTATGGTATCGGAAAGACGAACCGTTTCTTAACCTATAGTACGATTTGTGTTTCTCGCTGCAATCAAGACTTTGAGATGCAAAAGGTAAAACAGATAAATaagtttagattttgtttcataACTTGTTTTCCATTCTTTTTTCTGCGTTTGAGCTTGgataaaagtttaatttgtataaaaatattatttttgaaaagtaatttatttagatAATGTGTAATCTTATTTCTTTTATCCACAAACATGAAAGATATGTTTATCTACGACTTTACAGTGATTAATCATAATGTAATACATTTTCCATTCCTCCAAGTAAATTTACAGATAATTGAAACAGCATATTTGCCAAAATTCTAAACATGTCTGTTCCCTtaaggaggcccggcatggccaggtggttaagccactcgactcgtaatctgagagtcgcggattcaaatccccgtcacaccaaacatgtttgacctttcagcagtggtggcgttataatgtgacggtcaattccactattcgttggtaaaatagtagtccaagagttggcggtgggtggtgatgactagtttccttccctctagtcttgcgctgctaaattaggaacggctagtgcaaatagccctcgaataggACTATTTTAACTCTAAAGATTACCTATTACAATACTATTCCTATGCTTTTAGTGCCAAGAAGatgctataaaaattatagtgtTGCTCTGGATTAAATTATACAAAGTTGTGCGTAAGATTGATTATAAACTTTCTGTAAAGACAATCTGTATCATAGCAGcttcagaaaacaaaatgaagtttaaaataaacGGTCAAATGGTCTTGGAAGTTTTAATTCAGTTAGTTTTTAatacactttctgtagctcatcACTGACTGTTTGTGTGTTCTGGTATTCCTGGCTGCGATTGTCTGGTCAACTACAGACAAAAACGAGTCACCTAAGTGGAGAGGAGAATATAGTGACAAAACTGGTCCTGAATGGCGGAAAGCAGAAGACACCAGAGAAACTGAAGAAGTACCCGGTGAAATATCACGTCGATGGGGTGGTAAACCAGGACATGTAGGCCAATGAGATGGGTTAATAAGCAACGGCGGTGGATTAGGAGGTGACGGAGGTGGGTATGTAGGTGGATTTGGTGCCGGTGTAGGTGGCGGTTGTGGAGTTTGTGGAGGAGAGTTTGGAGCTGGTGAAGATGGTGGGGGTAGATATGGAACTGGCGGAGGTAACAGAGGTGAATATGGAGTCGGGGGGTTAATGGAGACAGTGTTTGAGCCAGTGTAGATGTTGGAGGTGGTTATGGAGCCGGAGAAGCTGGTAAAGGTAATGGAGGAGAGTTTGGAGCTGGTAAAAATAATAGTGGTGAATATGGAATTGGTGGGGTTAATGGGGACGATATTGGAGCCATTGAAGGTGTTGGAGATTGTGGTGGATTTGGAGTTGGTGGAGACAATGGAGATGGATATGGAGTTTTTGGGGATAATGGGGATGGTTTGGGAACTGGTGGAGGCAATGGGAGTAGATATGGATCTGCTGTGGATAATGGGAATGGATTTGGAGATAGTCAGGATCATAGTAGTGTACTTGGAACAGGTGGAGGCCAAGAACACGGAACTGGAACCATTGGAGGTAATGGAGGCGATGAAACACACGGTGGTGGATTTGAAAGTGGAGGAAATAGTGATTTTGATGAAGACTGTTGCGTTCTCTTTTACTTGTGTAAAGACGGTAATGTTATCACAGATGGTTCAGGCATCATTGACTCCAGAAAAAAACTAGTGCCAAGTAGTGAACCACTtttagtaagtttttatttatcattttcgCGTGTTATGACTTGAGGATAagcatgtttttgtttaaaataagagtaactatattattcacaataaaatcattggtgtaaaacaaacattcctAATCACAATTtgtgaacatttgttttttctgCAAAGTTACATGCACGAATATTCTGTAAGTTCTCATTAAGAAGAttcataaaaagatatttttaaacaacttctctaaaatacaagaatatattttaa of the Tachypleus tridentatus isolate NWPU-2018 chromosome 13, ASM421037v1, whole genome shotgun sequence genome contains:
- the LOC143236330 gene encoding uncharacterized protein LOC143236330, yielding MASVDVGGGYGAGEAGKGNGGEFGAGKNNSGEYGIGGVNGDDIGAIEGVGDCGGFGVGGDNGDGYGVFGDNGDGLGTGGGNGSRYGSAVDNGNGFGDSQDHSSVLGTGGGQEHGTGTIGGNGGDETHGGGFESGGNSDFDEDCCVLFYLCKDGNVITDGSGIIDSRKKLVPSSEPLLDARLNPKSAFGCGAFHVCCKTPSTVTEKPYVHQCSFRNVNGLNKRILTAHGKGLAEFGKWPWQDDGGGPLMCWRKDGTYGLAGIVFWGIDCGQSDVLGVYVYIQNYLDWIFSVTGYPSHDYWPSH